A region from the Biomphalaria glabrata chromosome 14, xgBioGlab47.1, whole genome shotgun sequence genome encodes:
- the LOC106055138 gene encoding cilia- and flagella-associated protein HOATZ-like isoform X1, which yields MAVKMLDLTKQAEKCTFNQSTSEEMTFAETFWHSVRLQPTMESRLVSSDIKQRLGIKKHTSKSSIETAQKESKQDDKLRALFVRAHALDQIAHYTRLQRLAEARIKELEVMKRRKEERLKKEEISKVKCAPQETKAVKEKANRKIGEAYSIKELIQELDEFDERIQIEEQKRKEARQNLISKIGNIH from the exons ATGGCGGTAAAAATGCTGGATCTAACTAAACAAGCAGAAAAATGCACGTTCAATCAATCTACCTCAGAAGAAATGACATTTGCTGAAACATTTTGGCATTCAGTGAGACTTCAACCAACAATGGAGTCACGCCTCGTATCTTCTGATATCAAACAAAGATTGGGAATAAAAAAACATACTTCAAAATCAA GCATTGAAACAGCACAGAAAGAATCAAAACAAG ATGATAAACTTAGAGCCTTATTTGTCAGAGCCCATGCTTTAGATCAGATAGCTCATTACACTAGACTGCAGAGGTTAGCTGAAGCCAGAATCAAAGAGTTAGAAGTCATGAAGAGAAGAAAAGAGGAAAGGTTAAAG AAGGAGGAgatttcaaaagtgaaatgtgcACCTCAGGAGACAAAAGCTGTAAAAGAAAAAGCCAATAGAAAAATTGGAGAAGCTTACAGTATTAAAGAATTGATTCAAGAACTAGATGAGTTTGACGAGAGAATCCAGATTGAAGAACAGAAACGCAAAGAAGCTAGACaaaatttaatatcaaagataGGAAACATCCACTAA
- the LOC106055138 gene encoding cilia- and flagella-associated protein HOATZ-like isoform X2 gives MAVKMLDLTKQAEKCTFNQSTSEEMTFAETFWHSVRLQPTMESRLVSSDIKQRLGIKKHTSKSSIETAQKESKQDDKLRALFVRAHALDQIAHYTRLQRLAEARIKELEVMKRRKEERLKLTIFLQAIVWIPLSLRITYLQPITPIGV, from the exons ATGGCGGTAAAAATGCTGGATCTAACTAAACAAGCAGAAAAATGCACGTTCAATCAATCTACCTCAGAAGAAATGACATTTGCTGAAACATTTTGGCATTCAGTGAGACTTCAACCAACAATGGAGTCACGCCTCGTATCTTCTGATATCAAACAAAGATTGGGAATAAAAAAACATACTTCAAAATCAA GCATTGAAACAGCACAGAAAGAATCAAAACAAG ATGATAAACTTAGAGCCTTATTTGTCAGAGCCCATGCTTTAGATCAGATAGCTCATTACACTAGACTGCAGAGGTTAGCTGAAGCCAGAATCAAAGAGTTAGAAGTCATGAAGAGAAGAAAAGAGGAAAGGTTAAAG CTTACAATTTTTTTGCAGGCTATAGTCTGGATACCACTTAGTTTAAGGATTACTTACTTACAGCCCATCACTCCTATTGGTGTATGA